A window from Zingiber officinale cultivar Zhangliang chromosome 7A, Zo_v1.1, whole genome shotgun sequence encodes these proteins:
- the LOC121999172 gene encoding uncharacterized protein LOC121999172: MVGTLTVEGPTPGNDRRQGVRFVRGLEAKGGKANAKDAEDTGGTTAISEAAWGALNLGFFSSDLAFFFIIRSRYEETSGDSTASRSALGFSDRHSAYVVLHPHASIFSLFLSIPDASALASRAATTAGHREPYLRSPHIRAKLSSISSALVGSDATADHRLVPCLSSRRSQGSSSPVSCPSFAFHSGSVFIVICPSCERRVNLFLNSGSEVSTGGLGCGGPLVQQPTLGPATTIFAIEPQRLWLRYSVGIGLRCR, from the exons ATGGTGGGAACACTGACAGTTGAAGGACCGACACCTGGAAATGATCGCCGGCAGGGTGTCCGTTTTGTtcgaggcctagaagccaagggagggaaggccaatgccaaggatgcAGAAGACACGGGAGGGACAACAGCCATCTCAGAA GCAGCTTGGGGAGCTTTGaatctgggtttcttctcttcagatttggcTTTCTTTTTCATCATCAGATCTCGATACGAAGAAACCTCGGGTGACTCTACTGCttctcgatccgctttgggtttctcggatcggcattCGGCGTACGTCGTTCTTCATCcgcacg CttccattttttctctttttctttccatccccgacgcctctgccctagcaTCTCGCGCCGCCACCACAGCCGGCCACCGCGAGCCCTATCTCCGATCACCTCACATCAGAGCCAAGCTTTCCTCCATCTCGAGTGCCCTAGTCGGCTCCGACGCCACTGCTGACCACCGCCTTGTTCCTTGCTTGAGCAGCCGGCGATCGCAGGGATCTTCCTCACCAgtgtcgtgccctagttttgctTTTCACAGTGGTTCTGTCTTCATTGTTATCTGCCCTAGCTGTGAACGAAGAG TGAATCTTTTCTTGAATTCCGGCAGTGAAGTTTCAACAGGAGGTCTTGGCTGTGGAGGACCTTTAGTCCAGCAGCCCACTCTAGGTCCAGCAACAACGATTTTTGCTATTGAGCCACAACGACTGTGGTTGAGGTATAGTGTAGGAATTGGTCTCcgttgtagatga